The following DNA comes from Ornithinimicrobium avium.
GGCGGGCGGCGGTCACCAGGCCCAGGGCCATCGCCTGGTTCCCGGTGACGGTGCGGTAGGTGCCAGGCGGCGTCGGTGCCGGTGCGACCTCGTAGCGGACCGCGAAGTCCTCGGTCGTCTCGCCGTAGGCGTGCCCGGCGCGCAGCGCGATCAGGTTGGCGCGCAGGATCTGCGGGGCGGAGGAGAACTTGGCGTTGAGGAAGGCCTCGGTGCCGGCGATGTCCCGCGAGTAGAGCCAGGACAGCAGCCCCAGGGCGAGCATGTTCTTGGCGCGCTGCTTGTCCTTGCGGGTCAGGTCGAGGTCGGCCAGCGCCTCGACGGTCATGCTGGTCAGCGGCAGGGCGTGCACGTGGTAGCCGGCGTCGACCAGCGAGCCGTCGTCCAGCGGGCTGGCCTCGTAGCCGACCTTGGCGAGGTTGCGCCGGGAGAACTCGTCCTTGTCCGCGATGACCGTGGCGCCGCGGGGAAGGTCGCCCAGGTTGGCCCGCAGCGCGGCCGGGTTCATCGCGACGAGGACGTCGGGGGCGTCGCCGGGGGTGGCGATCGCGTGGTCGGCGAAGTGGAGCTGGAAGCTCGAGACGCCCGGGAGCGTGCCCTGCGGTGCCCGGATCTCGGCGGGGAAGTTCGGCAGCGTCGACAGGTCGTTGCCCAGCGCCGCGGTGTCGGACGTGAAGCGGTCGCCGGTGAGCTGCATGCCGTCGCCGGAGTCGCCCGCGAAGCGGATGACGACGCGGTCGAGCTGGGTCAGGGGAGTGGTGCTGGACATATCACTCACCAGCGTACGCCCCCGAACTTTGGTTTCCCTAACCAGGGTGGGAGATATTTCCGGTGAGGCTGCCCTCACTCGGGCTAGGCGGTGTGCCGCAGGCACCGGGTGGCCCACGGCCGCGCCTCCAGACGTCCCTCCGGGATGCTCTCCCCGCAGACCTCGCACACGCCGTAGCCGCCCGCGTCGAGCCGGTCGAGGGCGTGCCGCACCTGGCCCAGGGTGCCGCGCAGGTTCTCGTGCGCGCTGACCGCGGTGAGCCGGTCCACGGCCATCGCGGTGCCGTCGCCGACCCGCTTGCCGAAGGAGATGCTGCCCTGGTCCTGGGCCGGCTCGCTGAGCTGCTCCATCTGCGCGACCAGCTCGGCCTCCTTGGCCAGCAGGGTCGCTCT
Coding sequences within:
- a CDS encoding TraR/DksA family transcriptional regulator produces the protein MDEQVRATLLAKEAELVAQMEQLSEPAQDQGSISFGKRVGDGTAMAVDRLTAVSAHENLRGTLGQVRHALDRLDAGGYGVCEVCGESIPEGRLEARPWATRCLRHTA